ACGCTGTCGGCGACCTGCAGCAGGCGCGAGAGCTCGCTCTTCTGCACCGCGAGCGCATCGCCGATCACCTTGCGGTCGAAGCCGCGCTCGACCAGCGCACTGGCAAACAGCGCCCGCTCGATGAAGCTCAGATTGCGCCGCTCGGCGTTTTCCTTGCCCTGGGCAAGCACCAGCTCGTCGTCGCTCAGTCCCTTGACGATCGCCTTGACCGTCGCGCCGAGGCGCACCGCCGCCTTCAGCCGGCGATGACCATAGGCGACCTGATAGCGGCCCGTCTGTTCGGGATGCGGACGCACAAGGATCGGCACCTGCTGGCCGTTTTCGCGGATACTATCGACCAGCGCCAGGAAATCCGGATCGTCCCGCTCCGCATCGCTCAGGCGGTCGGAAATGAACGACGAGTCGATGCGGTCAGTTTCCAGCGCAACGACGCGTTCGCCCTCCTCCAGCGCCTGGCGAAGCGCCTTGGCCTCTTCCGCCTCGCGGGTGATCGACGACAGCGACAGGCCCATGGCCTTGATCGCACCGGATGACGTGCGGGCATGCGGCGCCGCAGGCTCGGCCTTCGGCTCCGATTTTGTTTCCGGCGCCGGATCGGTCGCCGGCGGGGTCAGGCCCTCACCACCGAACAGCGCCTTCAGGGAGTTTTTGCGGTCGCGTCCGGCCATCAGTCACGCCCCCATGCCGTGTGAATGAGT
Above is a window of Rhizobium sp. NRK18 DNA encoding:
- the repB gene encoding plasmid partitioning protein RepB; amino-acid sequence: MAGRDRKNSLKALFGGEGLTPPATDPAPETKSEPKAEPAAPHARTSSGAIKAMGLSLSSITREAEEAKALRQALEEGERVVALETDRIDSSFISDRLSDAERDDPDFLALVDSIRENGQQVPILVRPHPEQTGRYQVAYGHRRLKAAVRLGATVKAIVKGLSDDELVLAQGKENAERRNLSFIERALFASALVERGFDRKVIGDALAVQKSELSRLLQVADSVPVQYVRAIGPAPKAGRERWMALGQLFATGGGAAIEKAVDEVHSEKFRSADSDRRFQMLFERLTRSRRRPDPRIEDLTGPDGKVFARVNRKGKGVKIEFQATVDAGFIAALTERLDQDYAAFLKAGGTKDND